The Pseudomonas moraviensis genome contains the following window.
TGATTTCAAAAGTCACCTATTCGTTGTCGGCGCAGGGCTCGGTGACCACGTTGCAAGTGGCACCGCCGCATACCTTTGATCCTGATCCGACTCCCCCGAAGCAAACCTGAGCCTTGCACCGCCCCCTGTAGGAGTGAGCCTGCTCGCGATAGCGGTTCAACAGACACAGAAGTGTCGACTGTCATGCCGCCATCGCGAGCAGGCTCACTCCTACAGTTGTTCGCGTTGTGCCCACCTTTTTGAGAAAAAACCATGAGCCTACTGACACGCCTGCTGGCGCGCGGCACTGTCGTGCTCGCCAATTCGGCTTCGAAACTGCAATCGCTGCAAATGCGCCTCACCGCCGGCGAAGTCAATGACGACCTCGAACACTTCGAACCCTATGGCTTCACCAGTCATCCGCTGGCCGGGGCGGAAGGCGTCGTCACCTTCATCGGCGGCGACCGTTCCCACGCCATCGCCCTGGTCATCGCCGACCGCCGCTATCGCTTGCAAGCACTGGCTGCCGGTGAAGTGGCGATCTACACCGACGAAGGCGACAGGATTCATTTCAAGCGCGGGCGGATCATCGACATCGAAACTGCCACGCTGAACATCCGCGCCAGCAGCGCGGTGAATTTCGATACGCCGGTCATAAACCAGACCGGCAAGATCGTTTCCACGGGTGATCAACTGGCCGGCGGCATCAGCCAGATCAAACACGTCCACGTTGGCGTGCAGGCCGGTAACGGTCAGACCGGCGCGCCGGCAGGAGGGCAATGATGTTCATCAGCCAGAACCTCCACGCCGCACTGACCCGCGCCGTGCTCATCAGCCTGTTCACCTGGCGTCGCGCCGCCGATGACGACGCCCTTGATGACGATGAACGCTTCGGCTGGTGGGGCGACAGTTTTCCTACGGTTGCAGACGATCGCATCGGCTCGCGGCTGTGGCTGTTACGCCGGGTCAAGCTGACCCGGCAGACGCAAATGGACGCCGAGTTCTATGCCCGCGAAGCCCTGCAGTGGCTGCTCGACGACGGCCACTGCAGCGCCATCGACATCATCAGCGAACGCCTCGATGCCCAGCGCCTGAACCTGCGCACGGTCCTGACGCTGGCCGACGGCGAACGTCTGGACATCAACCCCGATAACAGTTGGCAGGTGATCTATGCCGTTTGAAACCCCTTCGCTGCCGGTGCTGATCAAGCGCACCCAAAGCGACCTGGCCGGCGATTCGCTGCGCCAGTCCGATGCGCAAGTGCTGGCCCGTACCCTCGGCGGCGCCGTTTATGGCCTGTACGGTTATCTCGACTGGATTGCCCAGCAGATCCTGCCCGACAAGGCTGACGAGTCGACCCTGGAACGCATCGCCGCGCTGCGCCTGAACCAGCCGCGCAAAGCTGCACAAGTGGCTACCGGCAGCGTCAGCTTTACGGCCACGCCTGGCGCCGTGCTCGACGTTGACACGCTGTTGCAAGCGAACGATGGCCGCACCTACAAAGTCACCACCGCGCGCACCACCGTCGGTGGCAGTAACAGCACCACGATTGCGGCGCTGGAGGCCGGCAGTCTGGGCAACGCTGATGCCGGTCTGACGCTGACCCCGGTGCAGCCGATTGCCGGCATCGTCGGCAACAGCTTCGTGGTGCTGGCGCCGGGCCTCAGCGGTGGCGTGGCGCGCGAAAGCCTCGAGTCACTGCGCTCGCGAGTGATTCGATCCTATCGGGTGATTCCCCACGGCGGCGCGGCCAGCGATTACGAAACCTGGGCACTGGAAGTGCCAGGTGTGACGCGGGCGTGGTGCCGTGGCGGTGAGGGCAGTATGGGCATTGTCCGCCTGTTCATCATGCGCGATGACGACACGCAGCCGATTCCCGCGGCAGAGCAACTGGCCGAGGTTCAGGCCTATATCGAACCATTGCGTCCGGTCACCGCCGAGTTGCATGTGCTGGCACCGGAGCAGGTCCCCGTCACCTATGAATTGCGTTTGAGCCCCGATACCAGCGCTGTCCGTGCGGCGGTGGAAGCGCAGTTACGTGACTTGCACAACCGCGAAGCCGGCCTGGGGGATACCTTGCTGCAGAGTCACATTCGCGAAGCGATCAGCAGTGCCACCGGCGAGTACGACCACCAATTGATTGCGCCCGTCGGCAATGTCGTGCCAACCGAACACCAGCTACTGACCTTTGGGGGTTGCGTATGGGAGGCATGAGAACCGCTGCGCAATATCAGGCCCAGCTACGCAACCTGCTGCCCAGTGGTCCGGCCTGGGATCCGGAGCGAGTGCCGGAACTGGATGCAGTGCTCGGGAGCATTTCCCTGGAACTGTCGCGTCTGGACGCGCGCGCCGTCGACCTGCAAAACGAAATGGATCCGGCCGGCGTCAGCGAGCTGGTACCCGATTGGGAGCAGGTCATGAATTTGCCTGACCCGTGCCTTGGACAGAAGCCTTTGTTCGACGACCGTCGTCTGGCTGTGCGCCGGCGCCTGCTAGCAGTAGGCAGCCAGAGCATTGGCTACTTCGTTGAAATTGCCCGAAGCCAAGGCTATCCCAACGCTACCGTGACTGAGTTGAGGGCGCCGCGAATGGGGCGCTCACGGTTTGGTAACGGGCACTTTGGCAGCTGGCAGGCACAGTTCATGTGGACACTCAACACCGGAGGGCGGCAATTCATCGGTCGCCGGTTTGGCGCCAGTTATTGGGGCGAACGCTTTGGTGTGAATCCCGGTAGCGCCCTGGAGTGCCTTATCCACCGCAGTGCACCTGCTCATACCCGCGTGCATATCAATTACGACTAGAGGTTGAAAACTATGGATTACCCAAGAAGCACCCCCGGTGTCGGGCTGGTGAATGGACAGTTCGTGGACGAGAACCCGGTGGCAGGAACGCCAGGCTCTTTGATTCCCGCAACCTGGGGCAATGCCGTTACGCAAGAGATCCTGAACGTGATCAAAGCGGCTGGCATGCAGCCCGAAGAAGATGTTTCAACGCAGTTGCTGCAGGCCATCCAGAGTTTTGCCGCCCATGACTTCAAGAACTCGGTGCGGGTAGCGACAACGGGAACAATTGCCCTCAGCGGTTTGCAGGACATCGACGGTGTACAACTGGCCGTGGCAGATCGAGTGCTGGTGAAAGACCAGGCCAATGCCTCGCAGAACGGTGTTTACGTGGTGGCTGCCGGTTCATGGTCGCGCGCAGTGGATGCGGCGCAGGACTACCAAGTGACCAGCAGTTTTATCATTGCGACCGATGAAGGCGTGGTGAACAAGTCTCGCCTTTGGCAACTGACCACACCAGGCCCGATCAAGGTCGGCTCCACAGCGCTGACGTTTGAATTACTGGCGGGGTACACCGGAGTAGCCTCTGGCGAATACCGCAAGGTTACGGTCAATGCACGGGGGCAGGTAACCGCCGGCTCTAACCCGACCACTCTTGATGGCTACGGCATCGCGGATGCTTACACCAAGGTGGCTGCCAACAGTGCATTTGTGAAACAAGGCAGTGGTGCCGGACAACTCGGCAACTCGGTGTCCATTGGCTGGGATGGCAAGAACATCCTGATCCAGGTTGATGCCACCAGTTTCGGCAACCTGTGGTGTTCGGCCAACTTTGACCCCGCCACCAAGGCCAATGTGACGGACGTTTACAGCAAGAGTGCAACCAATGGCTTGCTGGACGCCAAGATCGCTTCGGATACATGTTCGGTGGCCGGTTTCGCAGGTGGCAATCCCGCCTCCCCGTATATGCGGAACAGGAACAATAACGAAGTCGTGATGCTGGCGAGAACAGCTTCGACCCTCGCCGGCTATGGCATCACGGATGGCATGACGCGTGCCGAGATCACCGGTCAAGTCAATGCGCGAGTTCTGAGTGATGGCATCACCTGGGCGGGGTTTGCCAGCAACGATCCGAATCAGCCCTACATGCGGCGTGCTGCCGATAACGGTGTCTATCTGTTGCAACCGCGTCTGGGGTTTACACCGGTTCGCCAGGGCGGGGGAAACTTCCAGTCGAACAACACGGTGATGATTGGCTGGGCGGCTGATGGTTCGTCTCTGCGGGTACAGGTCGATGCAACTGATCTGGGCAGCATCTGGACCGACGGCATCGGTAATGCCAAAGCGGTTGCCGCGCAATCCACCGCAGAAGCTGGAGTAGTCGGTTCTTATGCCTTGCTGGTCGTTGGCGGCGGTGGCGCTACGGGGCCGGGCGCGCTTGCCGCCGGTGTCAACTGCCGGTTCACGGCTACCGATGGCTCTGCCTGGGGTGGAGCACCTGCCGGCACCTGGCGAATCATGGGAGCTATCCGAAACTCTGACGGGGCCAGCCCTGACTCCACCACTCTATGCGTGAGGGTTTATTGAAATGATGACAATTGTGAGTGCGCGTCAGCCCTGCTGGAACGACGTGGAACATACCTCGTTAAACCTGTTGGTCACCTTCGAGGAGACCAGCGATTCATTGGGTGAAATACCGTTTACGGCTTCGCCGAAAGATCCGGAGCCTCACGGTCGAGAGTTGTTTGAACGGGCGGTTGCGCTGGAATACGGCGAGATCGCTGAACCCGACGAAGAGACACTGAAAGATGCAGTGCGGATGAAGACTTCCGGGCTCTCGGCATTGGCGTCATCGATGATCGCAAAGTTGCAGAGTGACCTCAGCACCCTGCAGGACTCCGTGGCGTTGGGCATGGCAACAGATGAAGAAATCACGCAGTTGCCAATGACTCAGGCGCAGCTTGATCTCTGGAGAAAGTACCGGGTACTGCTTTCCAGGATCGAGAGTCAGCCCGCTTTTCCTCGTGCGATCGATTGGCCCACGCAGCCCGAGTGAATGTTTGCTGCATGAGCCGAGTACATCAGCCCCGGCAACCGTGCGCAGCATTCCTTGCTGGTTGCAGCTGCGGTCGAAAGACCAGGCCGGCGGCGTGCCCACTCGGCATTGAATGAATAACAGCCGGAGACGAAAAATGGACTATCCAAAGAGCGTGCCCAATATCGGCCTGGTCAATGGCCGATTCGTGGATGAAAACCCTGCCAATGGAGCGCCGGGCTCGCTGATTCCTGCGGTGTGGGGAAATGGTGTAACGCAGGAAATTCTGAGTGTTGTGCAGGCGGCGGGTTTAACGCCGGACGAGACGACCAATAATCAATTGCTGGGCGCACTGCGCAGCCCGGCGCTGTTTTTGACTGCCGCCCAGTTTGATAAAGGTCGGTCAGTGGCCACTGCCGAGTTTGTTCAGCGCGCGTTAGGCAATTACGCAAGTGCACGGGGAATATCCGCCGCAACGCAACTGACGGGCGCTGATATCGGTTGCTCGATCGGAATGGGGGGGACCGTTTCCTATACCGTCACCCTGCCTGACGCAGCCTCTGTTCCGGATGGCGCGACCATCGGGCTGCACTGCCGCAACAGCGCCCCGGTTACGGTTGCGAGTAAATCCGGTGCGCAGATCAGTCCACAGGGCGCTTATTTGGGCTCGATAGTGATGAACAGCGGGGAGAGCGCCAACTTTGTCAGAGAGAGTGGCATCTGGACCGTTTACGGGACCGCGAGTCTGAAATACGCCGCGCTGTTTTCCGGGATGGTCAGCAATCCCGGGTATCAAAAACACGCCAGTGGAAATATCGATCAGTGGGGCACGGGGGTTTCGAATGCCGAGGGGGATGTCTACGTGACATTTCCGCTGACGTTTCCGAGGGGATATTTCTCGCTGGTGGCGACACATACCGGTGGCGATGCGGCGATGGTTGCGGTGACTGCGTACAGCGCAAAGGGCTGCACGCTGAGAATTCGCAATGCCGTAGGTCAAGTCAGCGGCGGCTGGTCGGTGAATTATTTTGCAAAGGGCTACTGAATGAACCCCTTCAATGTTTTATTCAGCGCCAGCACCTGCGGCGCGTATGTACCGGGTATCAACTCGACGGACATTCCCGACGACGTTATCGAGATTCCCCAGGGCTACTGGATCTCCTTGCTGCAACAGTTGGCGGTCACGCCAAAAATGATTGGCGTGAGCGCCACTAACGGCTATCCGATTCTGGTCGATCCACCGCCCCCCTCGCCGGATGCAGCCGCTGATGCCGAGCGCGCCTGGCGCACGGCACAGTTGGCAGCCACTGACGGTTTGGTAGCGCGTGACCGGGACGAGCTCGAGGACGGTGGCGGTACCACGCTGACTACCGAGCAATACGCACAGTTGCAGGCCTATCGTCGTGACTTGCGGGACTGGCCGCAGGGATCATTCTTCCCGTTCAGCGAGCATCGGCCGGTGGCTCCGGGGTGGTTGATCGCTGCAATCTGAAGCAGCGTTGATCACAGGCTTCATTGCCTGAAAACTCCGGAAAACAATGGCTGGCAAGCATAAGCCGCCATCCGTGATTGAATCGGAGCAACATCCAGGGAGGATCAAGCAGCATGCAAATAACCGAAAACAATCTTATCGACATCATGCCCAACGCCCGCTCCCAAGCGGGCGTTTTTGTTTCTGTACTCAACACTGCCATGGCCAGGCATCGCATCGATACGCCCAAGCGCATCGCTGCCTTTCTCGCACAGGTCGGTCACGAGTCGGGGCAATTGCGCTACGTGCGCGAACTGGGCAATAACCAATACCTGAGCAAATACGACACCGGCACCCTGGCGCTGCGTCTGGGCAATACCCCCGAGGCGGATGGCGACGGGCAAAAGTACCGGGGCCGTGGGCTCATTCAAATCACCGGTCGCGCCAACTACCGACAATGCAGCCTCGGCTTGTTTGGCGATGAGCGTCTGTTGTCGTTGCCCGAATTGCTCGAGCAACCGCAATGGGCGGCCGAATCGGCGGCGTGGTTCTGGGCGCAGAGGGGCCTGAACGAGCTGGCCGACGCGGACCAGTTCAACACCATCACCCGCCGAATCAACGGCGGGTTGAATGGCTTGCAGGATCGTCTGGAAATCTGGGCGCGGGCGAGGACGGTGCTATGTCCGGCTCCTGGCGTGTGATTGGCCTGTTGTTGCTGGCGGCCGGGGTTTTCTCTGCGGCGTGGCAATTTCAGGACTGGCGCTACGGGCGACAATTGGCCGAGCAGGCGCGGTTAAACGCCGAGACGCAGAATCAACTCACTCAAACTGCCGCGAGCGCACAACAGGCCGAGCAGGATAAACGCCTGGCGCTGGAGCAACGACTCGCGGCCAGTGAACAAACCCATTATCGAGCGCTGAGCGATGCCCAACGTGATCAGGATCGCCTGCGCGATCGTCTTGCCACTGCTGATCTGCGCCTGTCAGTCCTCATCGACGCCGGCGACGCTGCCCAAGGCTGCGGGGTGCCAGCCACCGCCGGCACCGGCGGCGTGGATCATGCAACCGTACGCGCCCGACTTGACCCGGCGCATGCTCAACGAATTATCGCCATCACCGCCACCGGCGACCGCGGATTGATTGCCTTGCAGGCGTGTCAGGCCTATGTCAGAGCGCTGGCGCCCGCACATTTTGAATGAGTCTGTGTATTGAAAGCATGCCCGGCTCGTGTACGGTGAAGACATTCCACACGATCCGGAGCTCGCCGTGAAAGAGACCACCCAACTGGCCGCTGAACTGGGCCGACGTCTGCAAGTGCTCAATGCTCACGTCACCACTGCAGAGTCCTGCACCGGTGGCGGGATTGCCGAGGCCATTACGCGGATACCGGGCAGTTCGGCCTGGTTTGAAGCCGGTTACGTGACGTACTCCAACCGGCAGAAAACCCGGCAGTTGAATGTTCCGGACGAACTGTTCGAAACGGTCGGCGCGGTCAGCCGCGAAGTCGTCGAGGCCATGGTGCGCGGTGCGCAGCAGCACAGCCTGGCGCATTTTGCCGTGGCGGTCAGCGGCGTCGCCGGCCCCGACGGCGGCACGCCGAACAAGCCGGTGGGCACGGTATGGCTAGCCTGGGGTGTGGGCGATGCGGTTTACAGTGAGGTTCAGCACTTCCCCGGCGGCCGTGATGAAGTCCGCCGACAAACGGTGAAGGCCGCGCTAGAGGGGCTTGTGCGACTAGCGGCACGAGAAATCGAAAATCAGGGGTAGGCGATCTTCGAACGCTGTGGAATAATACTGGCTACTTATACAGGTGTTGGCCGTCAGGCCTTATTGATTACGTGAGGACTTTAATGGACGACAACAAGAAGAAAGCCTTGGCTGCGGCCCTGGGTCAGATCGAACGTCAATTCGGCAAGGGTGCCGTAATGCGTATGGGCGATCAGGACCGTCAGGCGATCCCGGCCATCTCTACTGGCTCTCTGGGTCTGGACATCGCACTCGGCATCGGCGGTCTGCCAAA
Protein-coding sequences here:
- a CDS encoding lysis system i-spanin subunit Rz, which produces MSGSWRVIGLLLLAAGVFSAAWQFQDWRYGRQLAEQARLNAETQNQLTQTAASAQQAEQDKRLALEQRLAASEQTHYRALSDAQRDQDRLRDRLATADLRLSVLIDAGDAAQGCGVPATAGTGGVDHATVRARLDPAHAQRIIAITATGDRGLIALQACQAYVRALAPAHFE
- a CDS encoding tail fiber assembly protein translates to MMTIVSARQPCWNDVEHTSLNLLVTFEETSDSLGEIPFTASPKDPEPHGRELFERAVALEYGEIAEPDEETLKDAVRMKTSGLSALASSMIAKLQSDLSTLQDSVALGMATDEEITQLPMTQAQLDLWRKYRVLLSRIESQPAFPRAIDWPTQPE
- a CDS encoding baseplate J/gp47 family protein, with the translated sequence MPFETPSLPVLIKRTQSDLAGDSLRQSDAQVLARTLGGAVYGLYGYLDWIAQQILPDKADESTLERIAALRLNQPRKAAQVATGSVSFTATPGAVLDVDTLLQANDGRTYKVTTARTTVGGSNSTTIAALEAGSLGNADAGLTLTPVQPIAGIVGNSFVVLAPGLSGGVARESLESLRSRVIRSYRVIPHGGAASDYETWALEVPGVTRAWCRGGEGSMGIVRLFIMRDDDTQPIPAAEQLAEVQAYIEPLRPVTAELHVLAPEQVPVTYELRLSPDTSAVRAAVEAQLRDLHNREAGLGDTLLQSHIREAISSATGEYDHQLIAPVGNVVPTEHQLLTFGGCVWEA
- a CDS encoding phage tail protein translates to MDYPRSTPGVGLVNGQFVDENPVAGTPGSLIPATWGNAVTQEILNVIKAAGMQPEEDVSTQLLQAIQSFAAHDFKNSVRVATTGTIALSGLQDIDGVQLAVADRVLVKDQANASQNGVYVVAAGSWSRAVDAAQDYQVTSSFIIATDEGVVNKSRLWQLTTPGPIKVGSTALTFELLAGYTGVASGEYRKVTVNARGQVTAGSNPTTLDGYGIADAYTKVAANSAFVKQGSGAGQLGNSVSIGWDGKNILIQVDATSFGNLWCSANFDPATKANVTDVYSKSATNGLLDAKIASDTCSVAGFAGGNPASPYMRNRNNNEVVMLARTASTLAGYGITDGMTRAEITGQVNARVLSDGITWAGFASNDPNQPYMRRAADNGVYLLQPRLGFTPVRQGGGNFQSNNTVMIGWAADGSSLRVQVDATDLGSIWTDGIGNAKAVAAQSTAEAGVVGSYALLVVGGGGATGPGALAAGVNCRFTATDGSAWGGAPAGTWRIMGAIRNSDGASPDSTTLCVRVY
- a CDS encoding phage tail assembly chaperone, which translates into the protein MNPFNVLFSASTCGAYVPGINSTDIPDDVIEIPQGYWISLLQQLAVTPKMIGVSATNGYPILVDPPPPSPDAAADAERAWRTAQLAATDGLVARDRDELEDGGGTTLTTEQYAQLQAYRRDLRDWPQGSFFPFSEHRPVAPGWLIAAI
- a CDS encoding phage GP46 family protein, coding for MFISQNLHAALTRAVLISLFTWRRAADDDALDDDERFGWWGDSFPTVADDRIGSRLWLLRRVKLTRQTQMDAEFYAREALQWLLDDGHCSAIDIISERLDAQRLNLRTVLTLADGERLDINPDNSWQVIYAV
- a CDS encoding YmfQ family protein, whose amino-acid sequence is MGGMRTAAQYQAQLRNLLPSGPAWDPERVPELDAVLGSISLELSRLDARAVDLQNEMDPAGVSELVPDWEQVMNLPDPCLGQKPLFDDRRLAVRRRLLAVGSQSIGYFVEIARSQGYPNATVTELRAPRMGRSRFGNGHFGSWQAQFMWTLNTGGRQFIGRRFGASYWGERFGVNPGSALECLIHRSAPAHTRVHINYD
- a CDS encoding glycoside hydrolase family 19 protein, producing MQITENNLIDIMPNARSQAGVFVSVLNTAMARHRIDTPKRIAAFLAQVGHESGQLRYVRELGNNQYLSKYDTGTLALRLGNTPEADGDGQKYRGRGLIQITGRANYRQCSLGLFGDERLLSLPELLEQPQWAAESAAWFWAQRGLNELADADQFNTITRRINGGLNGLQDRLEIWARARTVLCPAPGV
- a CDS encoding CinA family protein codes for the protein MKETTQLAAELGRRLQVLNAHVTTAESCTGGGIAEAITRIPGSSAWFEAGYVTYSNRQKTRQLNVPDELFETVGAVSREVVEAMVRGAQQHSLAHFAVAVSGVAGPDGGTPNKPVGTVWLAWGVGDAVYSEVQHFPGGRDEVRRQTVKAALEGLVRLAAREIENQG
- a CDS encoding phage baseplate assembly protein V translates to MSLLTRLLARGTVVLANSASKLQSLQMRLTAGEVNDDLEHFEPYGFTSHPLAGAEGVVTFIGGDRSHAIALVIADRRYRLQALAAGEVAIYTDEGDRIHFKRGRIIDIETATLNIRASSAVNFDTPVINQTGKIVSTGDQLAGGISQIKHVHVGVQAGNGQTGAPAGGQ
- a CDS encoding gp53-like domain-containing protein yields the protein MDYPKSVPNIGLVNGRFVDENPANGAPGSLIPAVWGNGVTQEILSVVQAAGLTPDETTNNQLLGALRSPALFLTAAQFDKGRSVATAEFVQRALGNYASARGISAATQLTGADIGCSIGMGGTVSYTVTLPDAASVPDGATIGLHCRNSAPVTVASKSGAQISPQGAYLGSIVMNSGESANFVRESGIWTVYGTASLKYAALFSGMVSNPGYQKHASGNIDQWGTGVSNAEGDVYVTFPLTFPRGYFSLVATHTGGDAAMVAVTAYSAKGCTLRIRNAVGQVSGGWSVNYFAKGY